Part of the Aquicella lusitana genome is shown below.
ATCCCTTTTAAATCATCTAGTGCTTTAACGACAAGATCGCGTAATTCTTCAGATTTCATGTTTAGATCCGACAATACTGTAAGTGCCATGTTGTTTAATATAATGATAAACGTTATCGGGCAATAAATACCTTGGATTACGTCCCATTGCAATCTGTTTTCGGATATCCGTAGCGGAAATATCCAAAGAGGTAATGGGGCGGAGCAGAATTCCACCCGCCTGATTTTCATGGATGAAAGCAATTTCATGTTGCAGGCGCTCGCTGATGAGATCAGCGATCAGACCAGTTGGGGGGAGTTGATAATTTGGACGGTGAGCCACAATGATATGGGCCTGATCCAGAATTTCCATCCAGCGGTGCCAGCTTGGAAAGCCTAAAAAGGCATCAATGCCGACCAGCAGGGCAAGCGGAGTACCTGGCATTTCTGACCGCATTTCCATCAATGTATCAATCATATAGGAAAGCCCTTTGCGGCGAATTTCACGATCATCAGCGAAGAGAGCGGGTTCATCCTTTACGGCGCATTGCACCATGGCCAATCGCTGCTCGGGGGAAGCAACGGGAAGTTTACGATGGACCGGCTGGAAGCAAGGGATGATATGGATTTTGGCTAGATCCAATGCCTCATACAGTTCAATGGCCATGCGTAAATGGCCCAGATGAATAGGATCAAATGTACCGCCCAGAATACCAATCGCTTTATGTGTTTGATGCATGAACCTTAACCTTTTTCTTTATTATACCTGTAATCTGTGGGAGTGTTTATTTAACTGTATCATCGCCTGCGCGAAGATCTATCGCATAATGCTGGTGGTGACAGAGGGACATAAGGCTGATTAACTGTGCAAAGTAAAAAAGACCCAGCGTCATCTGCTTCAACTGTTCTTGGCTTTTATGCGGTTCTTAAGCAAAACAACTGTAATTGGTCCCATGGATTACCCGGCTCACTGCCCTTGATTTTCTTATCGATACTCGCTGCATGGGAGAGTAATTGCCAGCAGTCTTCCGCAGAAAAACGGCTTAAAAAACGCCGGACAGCCGCTTGCCGGCGGGCAAAGATGCGGTGTTTCTGAAAGATCATTTCGTACGTCATGCCTTGACTTAATTGCATGGCAGACTCAGCCAGAAGCCGTAATTCACGCGTGATGCCCCATAAGATGAGCACAGGCTCGGCACCTTCCGTTTTGAGACTTTCCAGAATGTGTAGCATACGGGATACATTGCCCGCCAGTAGATTATCAATAAAATCGAATACGGTGAAACGGCTTTCGTCAGTTAAAACAGCTTTAATCAGCTCACTATCTATTTTATGGGCAGGACGTAGCAAGTAGATTTTTTCCAAGGCATTTGCGGCAGCCACCAGATTTCCCTCTACATATTCAGCGAGTAAATTAGCCGCATCCCGATTAAGTTCCAGCCGATATTTTTGGGCACGCTGCAGGATCCATTGTGGCAATTGCTCACGAGGGATGGGCCAGATAGTGACAACAATACCGATTTTTTCCAGGGACTGATACCAGGCACTTTTAGCTGTTTTGTCATCCAATTTGCCAATATCAATGAGAAGGATATGTTCGCTGGAAGGCTGCTGGCTGTATTCCTGCAATATCTTGCTTGCGGTTTTGGGTGGTGAAGTGTCCCGAAAATCCAGTTCAATCAGGCGTTTTTCAGCGAGCAGAGAGGAAGAGTAAAGTAATGTATAGAGCTGGTCCCAGTCCAATCCTGCTTCCGGTATCATCCGGATTCGTTCATTAAAGCCATGCTGCTTGGCAGCCCGTCGAATTAGCCCCACGGCATCCTGCTTGAGGAGTAATTCATCACCGCTTACGATATAAACCGGCTGCAATTTTTTAGTGAGGTGCGCCTCAAGCTGGAAATAAGTCAGTTTCATGACGGCAATTTCATATTCCGCTGATTTGGCTGAGAAGCAAAAGCCTTGTTAACAGCGTGGGTGACTTGCTTCGAAGCCAGCCGGTTCATAATGGCGTAAGCAAGGACACGACGCATTTGCTGATAAAGCAGATTGACGTCATTGCTGCTTCCCAGGATCTGATTGGATTGAGTTGTGATCGTTCTTTCTTCCGTGAAAGCGCTTGGTGCCACAATAATCCGGCCTTTTGCATCTTGGATTTCAATAACCACTGTCACGATGAGTTTATATTGTCGTGTCTGTTGCGTACCGCTTACGCTTAATAATTGCTGCGTGGCTGTATCACTGACAATGACTAAAATTGTATCTGCTTCCGCCGGTGTTGAAACCAGTTCTACTTTGGAGAGCTTGAGATATTGCCGCAGGTTGCGCACCAGATAACTGTAGGGATCGGCGGATTGGATGTACATGCGGTGCAGTGGTGGCGCAAGCTGCATCTCTCCCTGCAGGTGAAAGCCGCAAGAAGTCAGGATAAAAGTGGAGGCGAGCAGCAGAAAAAGACGCACAATGCTATTTCCATTCAGTTGTTTCAGCGCTCGATAGCTGGAAAAATTAAAATACATTCCTTTTACATCCTTCTTGCATAGAAAATTAATTTATCAGTCAATCTGCTATTTGCTAAATGTTATTCCCCTGTAACCACATTCACGAGCTTGCCCGGCACAGTGATAATTTTCTTGATGGGCTTGCCGCCAATGGCCTGCTGTACTTTTGAATCATCCTTAATGGTTGTCTCTATCGCCTGCTGGTCAGCATTCGTTGGGATACGGACCCGGCTGCGCAGTTTGCCATTGACTTGCACGACCAGTTCAATGGTATCAACCTTGAAGACGATGGGACTGGACTTGGGCCATTCGGCGTCCAGAATTGCGCCTTCGTACTGTAAATCCTGCCATAACTGATGAGCGATATGAGGGGTGATCGGTGCTAGCAATCGCAATAAAATACTCAAGCCTTTATGAAGCACGATCTCGCGTATATCAACCGCGTCGATACGATGCGATTCGCTTACTTTCATCAATAGATTCAGGATCTTCATGCACCCTGATACAACCGTATTAAACTGTTGCCGTTCATAATCAAATTTAGCCTGTTCCAGAATTTCATAAATCTGGCGAAAAATATCAATTTGGTTGGGGTCAGCATTTTCCCAGTTGGATGTACCAAGCAGATTGGATTTCGGCAGGCGGTTTTGTTTCTGTACAATCGTTTTGTTTTCGTATGCAAACGCCCATAAGCGTTTTAAAAAGCGGTGCGCGCCTTCTACTCCGCTATCCGACCACTCGAGACTTTGCTCAGGCGGCGCAGCGAAGATGATGAACAGGCGAACGGTATCGGCTCCGTAACGTTCTATCAGTGTTTGCGGGTCAACCACGTTGCCTTTGGATTTTGACATTTTAACGCCTTTGTTTAAAACCATGCCCTGAGAAAGCAGCCGTGCAAAAGGTTCGTCACTGTTTAACAGGCCTTCGTCCCGCATGAGTTTATGAAAAAACCGGGCGTACAAAAGATGCAGCACTGCGTGTTCAATGCCGCCTACATACTGATCGACCGGCAGCCAGTAATTGGCACGGCCATCCAGCATGGCTTTATGCTGCTTTTTGCAAGCAAGACGCGCGTAATACCAGGAAGATTCCATGAACGTATCGAAAGTATCTGTCTCACGCTCGGCAGGTCCCTGACAAACTGGACAGGTTGTCTCATAAAAAGAAGGCATGGATTTAAGCGGTGAACTCACACCGGTAAATTGCACTTCTTCAGGCAATATCACGGGAAGATCCCGATCAGGGACGGGCACAGGGCCGCATTTTGGGCAGTTGATAATAGGGATAGGCGCACCCCAGTAACGCTGTCTGGACACACCCCAGTCGCGCAATCGGTAGTTAATTTTTCGCTGGCCTGCATGCAGAGACTCGAGATGAGCGGCAATCGCGTCGAATGCCTGCTTGGAACTCATGCCGGTGAATTCGGCAGAATCCATGAGTTCGCCCATTTCTGTATAGGCTCCCCGTGTAAAGTCCCAATGGATACCTGTCTCGGGGACGATGACCTGTTTGATGGGCAAATGATATTTCTGAGCAAATTCAAAATCCCGCTGATCATGGGCGGGCACAGCCATTAAAGCACCCGAGCCGTATTCCATGACGACAAAGTTGGCCACCCAAATGGGAATAGCCTGTCCGGTAATAGGGTGTTGGGCATGAATACCTAAAGGCATCCCGCGCTTTTCCATCGTGGCGATATCCGCTTCTGCCAATTTGATATTACGACATTCCTCAATGAACTGGTGCAGGGCAGGGTTATCTTCAGCCAGCTGTTTGGCAAGCGGGTGCTGCGGCGCAACGGCTAGATACGTTACGCCAAACAGAGTATCCGGACGAGTGGTAAAAACGGTAATGGGATGGTGATCATGAACCTTAAAGGTAATTTCAACGCCTTCAGAGCGTCCGATCCAATTGCGCTGCATGGTTTTGACCTGATGCGGCCAATGTTCTAATTTATCAAGGTCGTTCAGCAATTCTTCCGCGTAATCGGTAATTTTTAAAAACCACTGGGGGATTTCACGACGTTCTACGAGCGCACCTGAACGCCAGCCGCGGCCATTGACGACTTGTTCATTCGCCAGCACGGTTTGATCCACTGGATCCCAATTCACTTCCGCATTTTTTTTGTAAGCCAATCCCTTTTTGTAAAGCCGTAGAAAGAACCATTGTTCCCAATGATAATACTCGGGATCACAGGTGGTAATTTCGCGGCTCCAATCATAGGCGAACCCCATCTGCATCATCTGGCTGCGAATATGGTCGATATTCTGTCGTGTCCATTTCGCAGGCGGAATATTATGCTTGATAGCAGCATTTTCAGCGGGCAGTCCGAAGGCATCCCAGCTCATCGGTTGCAGCACATTTTTTCCAAGCATGTATTGATAGCGAGCAATAACATCGCCAATTGTGTAGTTTCGCACATGCCCCATATGCAAACTGCCGCTCGGGTACGGCATCATAGACAAGCAATAGAATTTTTCTCGGTTAACGTCTTCCACTGCCTGAAAAGTATTTTTTTCCTGCCAGTATTGTTGTGCGTCGGCTTCAATTTTATGTGGTGTATATTGTTCTTCCATTCTGTTCTCACTTGATTTGTGCAATTTGACCTTAGTCCTTAAGACTACTGCTTTGTATGGGTGTGCGTGTTTCTGCCTGTTTTGCTGCTCTTTTGTTTTCTCGAACGGCGGCAACAATGAATCCCAGCAGGAGAACCAGCAAAGGATCCATGCCATTGTACATCCAGGGAGTGAGGCCAGTGGTGGGCTGGACTGTCCCATTCAGTACATATACTGCCCGCGGCGGAGCAGATGCTTCGATGGCGCCATCCGGATTAATAATAGCTGTAATACCATTGTTGCTGACAAATAAAACCGGCCGCTTTAGCTCCAGCGCCCGCATCTCTGCCATTTGCAAGTGTTGGGCTTGTGCGGATGATTCGCCAAACCACGCATCATTTGACACGGTAAGCAGTAGACCAATCATTTTGTCCTGCGTGTTTATTAATTCAGGAAAGGCGATTTCGTAGCAGATAGAAACAAGGATTTTGACCTTATCAATTACAAAAGGCGCCTGTTTGACCTTGCCAGCAATAGTATTCCCCAGCGGAATATTCATAAAATTAAAGAGATGGGGAAAAAGCTCCAGAAAGGGAACATATTCTCCAAACGGTACCAGTCGTCGTTTCAGAT
Proteins encoded:
- the nadD gene encoding nicotinate-nucleotide adenylyltransferase; the encoded protein is MHQTHKAIGILGGTFDPIHLGHLRMAIELYEALDLAKIHIIPCFQPVHRKLPVASPEQRLAMVQCAVKDEPALFADDREIRRKGLSYMIDTLMEMRSEMPGTPLALLVGIDAFLGFPSWHRWMEILDQAHIIVAHRPNYQLPPTGLIADLISERLQHEIAFIHENQAGGILLRPITSLDISATDIRKQIAMGRNPRYLLPDNVYHYIKQHGTYSIVGSKHEI
- the lptE gene encoding LPS assembly lipoprotein LptE, yielding MYFNFSSYRALKQLNGNSIVRLFLLLASTFILTSCGFHLQGEMQLAPPLHRMYIQSADPYSYLVRNLRQYLKLSKVELVSTPAEADTILVIVSDTATQQLLSVSGTQQTRQYKLIVTVVIEIQDAKGRIIVAPSAFTEERTITTQSNQILGSSNDVNLLYQQMRRVLAYAIMNRLASKQVTHAVNKAFASQPNQRNMKLPS
- the holA gene encoding DNA polymerase III subunit delta, which translates into the protein MKLTYFQLEAHLTKKLQPVYIVSGDELLLKQDAVGLIRRAAKQHGFNERIRMIPEAGLDWDQLYTLLYSSSLLAEKRLIELDFRDTSPPKTASKILQEYSQQPSSEHILLIDIGKLDDKTAKSAWYQSLEKIGIVVTIWPIPREQLPQWILQRAQKYRLELNRDAANLLAEYVEGNLVAAANALEKIYLLRPAHKIDSELIKAVLTDESRFTVFDFIDNLLAGNVSRMLHILESLKTEGAEPVLILWGITRELRLLAESAMQLSQGMTYEMIFQKHRIFARRQAAVRRFLSRFSAEDCWQLLSHAASIDKKIKGSEPGNPWDQLQLFCLRTA
- the leuS gene encoding leucine--tRNA ligase encodes the protein MEEQYTPHKIEADAQQYWQEKNTFQAVEDVNREKFYCLSMMPYPSGSLHMGHVRNYTIGDVIARYQYMLGKNVLQPMSWDAFGLPAENAAIKHNIPPAKWTRQNIDHIRSQMMQMGFAYDWSREITTCDPEYYHWEQWFFLRLYKKGLAYKKNAEVNWDPVDQTVLANEQVVNGRGWRSGALVERREIPQWFLKITDYAEELLNDLDKLEHWPHQVKTMQRNWIGRSEGVEITFKVHDHHPITVFTTRPDTLFGVTYLAVAPQHPLAKQLAEDNPALHQFIEECRNIKLAEADIATMEKRGMPLGIHAQHPITGQAIPIWVANFVVMEYGSGALMAVPAHDQRDFEFAQKYHLPIKQVIVPETGIHWDFTRGAYTEMGELMDSAEFTGMSSKQAFDAIAAHLESLHAGQRKINYRLRDWGVSRQRYWGAPIPIINCPKCGPVPVPDRDLPVILPEEVQFTGVSSPLKSMPSFYETTCPVCQGPAERETDTFDTFMESSWYYARLACKKQHKAMLDGRANYWLPVDQYVGGIEHAVLHLLYARFFHKLMRDEGLLNSDEPFARLLSQGMVLNKGVKMSKSKGNVVDPQTLIERYGADTVRLFIIFAAPPEQSLEWSDSGVEGAHRFLKRLWAFAYENKTIVQKQNRLPKSNLLGTSNWENADPNQIDIFRQIYEILEQAKFDYERQQFNTVVSGCMKILNLLMKVSESHRIDAVDIREIVLHKGLSILLRLLAPITPHIAHQLWQDLQYEGAILDAEWPKSSPIVFKVDTIELVVQVNGKLRSRVRIPTNADQQAIETTIKDDSKVQQAIGGKPIKKIITVPGKLVNVVTGE